The Eurosta solidaginis isolate ZX-2024a chromosome 4, ASM4086904v1, whole genome shotgun sequence genome includes a window with the following:
- the LOC137247898 gene encoding gametocyte-specific factor 1 homolog — translation MENISDEELITCPYDSGHRMLRKRLQMHLMKCRLNYPDVELYECPLNKTHMVPEPEIKYHLASCPDRKIVLHYMYEDVKGCSADAEIANGVKHAPIECEENWDDTDAGSYNPDVYASNMPIIRQPLGVQPSQRRIFRVEEERRLQKFEDEEEY, via the exons ATGGAAAATATTAGCGACGAAGAACTTATCACCTGCCCATATGATAGTGGACATCGTATGTTGAGGAAACGTCTGCAGATGCATTTGATGAAATGTCGCTTGAATTATCCAGACGTTGAGTTATACGAATGTCCTTTAAACAAAACGCACATGGTACCGGAGCCTGAAATCAAG TACCATTTAGCTTCTTGTCCAGATCGTAAAATAGTCTTGCATTACATGTACGAGGATGTGAAAGGATGTAGTGCTGATGCGGAGATAGCGAATGGTGTAAAACATGCTCCTATTGAATGTGAAGAAAATTGGGACGACACTGACGCTGGTAGTTATAATCCAGACGTTTATGCGTCGAATATGCCTATTATTCGCCAGCCTTTAGGCGTGCAGCCTTCTCAACGTAGAATATTTAGGGTAGAGGAGGAGAGACGTTTGCAAAAATTTGAGGATGAGGAAGAATATTGA
- the LOC137249739 gene encoding vitellogenin-1-like, producing MNPLKIFCFVAILVAAASASPRHGMSKDNSVTSSLKPSDWLSAAELEALPSVDDITLQQLENMSVEEGERMIEKAYHLSQINHSLRPSFTPSPSNVPVILMKSNGQPEQTNLNEMIEIVKQEPNFGNEEVTIFITGLPETSPAVAKANKKLVEAYMQRYNGLRQPINNNKDYEQSSDKEIATSSEEDYSESWKKPKATKGNLLIINLGATITSMKRLALLDVVQTGEMIGKALVQLTNEVDVPQEIIHIVGQGMGAQVAGVAAREYKRLTGHQLRRITALDPSKIFAKDTLTLTGLTRGDADFVDAIHTSTCGMGTRRRVGDIDFYVNGPHSKAPGARNVVEASMRATRYFAESVRPGNERNFPAVAANSISQYENNEGSGKRAYMGIATEYDLEGDYILKVNPKSPFGKSAAAKKQSTYHGLHQSWRSDKN from the exons ATGAACCCGCTTAAGATTTTCTGTTTTGTAGCTATACTTGTTGCTGCCGCTAGTGCCTCACCCAGGCATGGCATGAGCAAGGATAATAGCGTAACGAGCAGTTTAAAGCCTTCTGATTGGCTATCGGCTGCCGAGTTGGAGGCGTTACCATCAGTTGACGACATCACTTTGCAACAGTTGGAGAACATGTCGGTGGAAGAGGGCGAACGCATGATTGAGAAAGCTT ATCACTTATCACAAATTAACCACTCTCTACGTCCATCATTTACTCCGAGCCCTAGCAATGTACCGGTAATCCTCATGAAATCAAATGGTCAGCCGGAGCAGACCAACCTCAATGAGATGATCGAAATTGTGAAACAAGAACCAAACTTTGGAAATGAGGAGGTTACTATCTTCATCACTGGCTTACCGGAGACCAGCCCAGCTGTGGCTAAGGCAAACAAGAAATTAGTTGAAGCCTACATGCAACGTTACAATGGTCTACGTCAGCCAATCAATAACAACAAAGACTATGAACAAAGCAGTGACAAAGAAATTGCCACCTCAAGCGAAGAGGACTACAGTGAGTCATGGAAGAAGCCAAAAGCCACAAAGGGCAACCTTTTG ATCATCAACTTGGGTGCTACAATCACTAGCATGAAACGTCTTGCTCTACTCGATGTTGTACAAACTGGTGAAATGATCGGAAAAGCTCTCGTCCAATTGACCAACGAAGTTGATGTCCCACAAGAAATTATTCACATTGTCGGCCAAGGTATGGGTGCCCAAGTTGCTGGCGTCGCTGCACGTGAATACAAACGTTTGACTGGACATCAACTCCGCCGTATCACAGCTTTGGACCCCTCAAAAATATTCGCCAAGGATACATTAACATTAACTGGCTTAACTCGTGGCGATGCTGACTTCGTCGATGCCATTCACACCTCAACTTGCGGTATGGGTACACGTCGTCGCGTTGGTGATATTGATTTCTATGTCAATGGTCCACATTCCAAAGCTCCTGGTGCCAGAAATGTAGTTGAAGCTTCAATGCGCGCCACACGTTACTTTGCTGAATCAGTGCGCCCAGGTAATGAGCGCAACTTCCCTGCAGTCGCTGCTAACTCTATTAGCCAATACGAGAACAATGAGGGATCTGGCAAACGCGCCTACATGGGTATTGCTACTGAATATGACTTGGAAGGCGACTACATTTTGAAGGTGAACCCCAAGAGCCCATTTGGCAAGAGCGCGGCTGCTAAGAAACAAAGCACCTATCATGGACTGCATCAGTCATGGAGAAGCGATAAAAACTAA